The window GTTTCGCCGGCGGCATGCTGGCTCCATGGTGCGAGCGCGAAAGCGCCGAAGATGCTGTCGTCAAACTTGGCACAAGGGCGGCCGACTGGTGGGCAGACATCACTACCGTGACACGTCGTGGCACGCTCGTGTTGGCGGCACCGCGCGATCAGACCGAACTGAGACGTTTTGCCCGTCGCACACGGATGCACCGCAGTCTTACAGGTGAGGAAATCGCGGAGCTGGAGCCGGATCTTGCCGGCCGGTTCGCGCAGGGATTGTTTTTTGCAGAAGAGGCGCATCTCGATCCACGCCGCGCTCTCTCTGATCTCGCCGACGCTTTAATGGGTTTGGGCGGTGAAATTGTTTTCGGCAGCGAAGCGCCGACGGACGTCGACATCAACTGCACCGCCCTCGCCTCCGGTCTGCCCGGGCTGCGCCCGGTGCGCGGCGAGATGGCCATTCTCGATTGTCCCGGGGTGAACATTACCCGTGTAGTTCGCCTGCTGCACCCGCGCATCCCACTGTATATGGTTCCTCGAGGCAAAGGCATCTACATGATCGGTGCCACGATGATCGAGAGCGGATCGACCCGTCCGGCCACGCTGAGATCCCTGTCGGAGATGTTTTCCGCCGCTTTTACAATTCACCCTGGCCTTGCCGAGGCAGCCGT of the Algicella marina genome contains:
- a CDS encoding FAD-dependent oxidoreductase, whose translation is MSRAIHIAGAGLSGLACGYELARHGRKVVIHERTDAPGAGSVARFAGGMLAPWCERESAEDAVVKLGTRAADWWADITTVTRRGTLVLAAPRDQTELRRFARRTRMHRSLTGEEIAELEPDLAGRFAQGLFFAEEAHLDPRRALSDLADALMGLGGEIVFGSEAPTDVDINCTALASGLPGLRPVRGEMAILDCPGVNITRVVRLLHPRIPLYMVPRGKGIYMIGATMIESGSTRPATLRSLSEMFSAAFTIHPGLAEAAVIETGAGLRPAFSDNLPRIVRQGRTLHLNGLYRHGFLLAPAMAARMADNFLSEKNHEDHGERRTA